One candidate division TA06 bacterium genomic window carries:
- a CDS encoding 4Fe-4S dicluster domain-containing protein, protein MDADKVKQDKGIIHIIKDRCKGCAFCVEYCPKDVLEMSEEYNAKGYHPPYVKNPDDCVNCHLCEMLCPEFAIFVISEEEEEKEKKEEKKVESRS, encoded by the coding sequence TTGGATGCAGATAAGGTCAAGCAGGACAAGGGGATAATCCACATAATAAAGGATAGGTGCAAGGGGTGCGCTTTCTGCGTCGAGTACTGCCCCAAGGACGTGCTGGAAATGTCAGAGGAGTACAATGCGAAGGGGTATCACCCGCCGTATGTCAAGAATCCTGATGACTGCGTGAATTGCCACCTCTGCGAGATGCTCTGTCCTGAGTTCGCCATCTTTGTTATTTCAGAGGAAGAAGAGGAGAAAGAAAAGAAGGAGGAAAAGAAGGTTGAAAGCAGATCCTAA
- a CDS encoding Fe-S-containing hydro-lyase, which yields MAEHKLTTPLSDEDVKKLKAGDTVFLNGTIYTGRDAAHKRLVELIKKGEPLPVDFKGQVIYYVGPAPAKPGQAIGSAGPTTSYRMDPYAPALIEKGLKGMIGKGPRGEDVVEAMKKHCAVYLAATGGAAALIAKSVTKCEVIAYEDLGAEAIRKMEVKDMPLIVAQDCHGGNQFAEGVKQYEKT from the coding sequence ATGGCTGAACACAAACTTACGACGCCGCTTTCCGATGAGGATGTGAAAAAGCTGAAGGCCGGAGACACAGTCTTCTTGAACGGCACAATCTACACAGGAAGAGATGCCGCACATAAGAGGCTGGTCGAGCTGATTAAGAAGGGTGAACCACTTCCTGTGGACTTCAAGGGTCAGGTCATCTACTATGTTGGGCCCGCTCCTGCAAAGCCCGGCCAGGCAATAGGCTCTGCGGGGCCGACAACGAGCTACAGGATGGATCCCTATGCTCCGGCCCTGATAGAAAAGGGTCTGAAAGGGATGATAGGAAAAGGTCCGAGGGGAGAAGATGTTGTGGAGGCGATGAAGAAGCACTGTGCAGTCTACCTGGCTGCAACCGGTGGGGCGGCGGCATTGATCGCCAAGTCGGTTACGAAGTGTGAAGTGATAGCATACGAGGACCTTGGTGCCGAAGCGATCAGGAAGATGGAAGTGAAGGATATGCCTCTTATAGTGGCTCAGGACTGTCACGGTGGAAATCAGTTCGCAGAAGGTGTCAAACAGTACGAGAAAACTTGA
- a CDS encoding fumarate hydratase, whose protein sequence is MREIRASQITELVKKLCIDANYNLGKDVWEKLEAGRKTEESPTGKAILDQILENAKIARDNEVPMCQDTGFAVIFCELGQDVHVVGGDFNEAINEGVRQGYGEGYLRKSIVDDPVIERKNTKDNTPAIIHLRIVPGDKLKITVAPKGGGSENMSEVKMMKPADGIEGVKEFVIDKVRRSGGNPCPPIVVGVGLGGTFEKCAFLAKKALLRPLGEHNKDPKYAEVEKELLERINKLGIGPQGLGGRTTALAVNIEVHPCHIASMPAAVNINCHASRHKEGTI, encoded by the coding sequence ATGAGGGAGATACGGGCAAGCCAGATAACTGAGTTGGTCAAGAAGCTGTGCATCGACGCCAACTACAATCTGGGAAAGGACGTGTGGGAGAAACTCGAGGCCGGCCGGAAGACAGAAGAGTCTCCCACAGGAAAGGCGATACTCGATCAGATATTGGAAAATGCGAAGATTGCTCGCGATAACGAGGTTCCGATGTGCCAGGACACGGGTTTCGCAGTCATTTTCTGTGAATTGGGTCAGGATGTCCACGTAGTGGGCGGCGACTTCAATGAAGCCATAAACGAGGGCGTCAGGCAGGGGTATGGTGAAGGCTACCTGAGAAAATCGATTGTTGACGACCCAGTAATCGAGAGGAAAAACACCAAGGACAATACCCCCGCCATAATCCATCTCAGGATAGTCCCCGGCGACAAGCTGAAGATAACGGTTGCCCCCAAGGGCGGTGGAAGCGAGAACATGAGCGAAGTGAAGATGATGAAACCAGCAGACGGTATAGAAGGCGTGAAGGAGTTTGTGATTGACAAGGTGAGAAGGTCTGGCGGCAATCCCTGCCCCCCCATCGTTGTTGGTGTAGGATTGGGTGGTACATTTGAGAAGTGTGCTTTCCTGGCCAAGAAGGCTCTGTTGAGACCTCTGGGGGAACACAACAAGGACCCGAAATACGCGGAGGTGGAGAAGGAACTCCTGGAGAGAATCAACAAGCTTGGAATAGGTCCTCAGGGGCTAGGAGGCAGAACCACTGCCTTGGCTGTCAATATCGAGGTTCACCCTTGCCACATCGCAAGCATGCCTGCGGCAGTCAACATAAACTGCCACGCATCTCGCCACAAGGAAGGGACGATATAG
- a CDS encoding (Fe-S)-binding protein produces the protein MKTKHLKDWENELDICIRCSYCFEDCPIFKELGWESSSARGKILFAYGFLHGELEPSEFIAKRVFDCTLCRLCKEKCSAKVDITEIIEACRADLAKEGFVLPGHKEMLENIVATGNIFGDKEARAPVQDGETPLFIGCQYLARPNRTKGWIKLLEKMGVKPKIVEETCCGFPMKALGDREKLEKQKKDFKKKFPFKEAITLCPTCAAFLKEDYDIDAKHVINVVLEKLGGLKPKSVGKKVTYHDPCDLGRSLGVYNQPREVLSKLGVELVEMKGNRNLSNCCGGGGGMLVSDVPVSDRIADKRVKEAVDTGADLLVTACPTCEQVLSKASARMSEKGQGSIKVQEMFDLLWNAVK, from the coding sequence ATGAAAACCAAACACCTGAAAGACTGGGAAAATGAACTGGACATCTGCATACGCTGCTCCTACTGTTTTGAAGACTGCCCCATCTTCAAAGAACTTGGTTGGGAGTCCAGTTCTGCGAGAGGCAAGATTCTGTTTGCCTATGGATTCTTGCACGGCGAGCTAGAGCCCTCGGAGTTCATAGCTAAAAGGGTTTTTGACTGCACCCTTTGCAGGTTATGCAAGGAGAAGTGTTCCGCCAAAGTAGACATCACCGAAATAATTGAAGCGTGCAGAGCTGACCTGGCGAAAGAAGGATTCGTTCTTCCCGGGCACAAGGAAATGCTGGAGAACATAGTTGCGACAGGGAATATTTTCGGTGACAAGGAAGCCCGAGCTCCTGTGCAGGATGGGGAGACGCCTCTGTTTATAGGTTGCCAGTATCTCGCGAGGCCTAACAGGACAAAAGGATGGATAAAGCTGCTCGAGAAGATGGGAGTGAAGCCCAAGATAGTAGAGGAAACCTGCTGCGGCTTCCCGATGAAGGCTCTCGGGGACAGGGAGAAACTCGAGAAGCAAAAGAAGGATTTCAAGAAGAAGTTTCCTTTCAAAGAGGCGATCACGCTCTGCCCCACCTGTGCAGCATTTCTGAAAGAAGACTACGATATCGACGCAAAGCATGTCATCAACGTGGTCCTGGAAAAGCTCGGCGGCCTGAAACCAAAGAGCGTGGGGAAGAAGGTAACCTATCATGACCCTTGCGACCTTGGAAGGTCTCTTGGTGTGTATAACCAACCCAGGGAGGTGCTGAGCAAGCTCGGGGTTGAACTGGTCGAGATGAAAGGCAACAGGAACCTGTCAAACTGCTGTGGCGGCGGCGGCGGCATGCTCGTTTCAGATGTCCCGGTCTCAGACAGAATCGCTGACAAGAGAGTGAAAGAGGCTGTTGACACAGGGGCTGACTTGCTTGTGACTGCGTGTCCAACCTGCGAGCAGGTTTTGAGCAAAGCCTCAGCAAGGATGTCGGAGAAGGGACAAGGAAGCATCAAAGTCCAGGAAATGTTTGATCTTCTGTGGAATGCCGTTAAGTAA